A DNA window from Burkholderia sp. HI2500 contains the following coding sequences:
- the infB gene encoding translation initiation factor IF-2, with the protein MASNNVAQFAAELKMPAGVLLEQLQAAGVQKASEDDALSETDKARLLDHLRKSHGATDGDKRKITLTRKHTSEIKQSDATGKARTIQVEVRKKRTFVKRDDVSEGAEQGQAQVAEADDDAELKRREEEARREAELLEKQAQELRERQERLEREEAERRAREEAAEAERRRAEEEAATKRAAAEAAAAQQQAAAQQAAAAEQQETASTQSAQDEARAAAERAAQREAAKKAEDAAREAADKARAEQEEISKRRAAAEAEARAIREMMNTPRKAVVKAVEPPKPVEPPKPAEAKGTLHKPAKPEGAQARPAVKKPAGAAAPATTAPAGAGDRNKKPGAGKGGWQDDASKRRGIKTRGDSSGGVDRGWRGGPKGRGRHQDSSTFQAPTEPIVREVHVPETVSVADLAHKMSVKASEVIKVMMKMGQMVTINQVLDQETAMIIVEELGHRAVAAKLDDPEALLVEGETGTDAEQLPRPPVVTVMGHVDHGKTSLLDHIRRAKVAAGEAGGITQHIGAYHVETPRGVITFLDTPGHEAFTAMRARGAKATDIVVLVVAADDGVMPQTKEAIAHAKAGGVPIVVAINKIDKPDANLDRVKQELVAEGVVPEEYGGDSPFVPVSAKTGAGIDDLLENVLLQAEVLELKAPVEAPAKGIVIEAKLDKGKGPVATILVQSGTLNRGDVVLAGTAYGRVRAMLDENGKPTKEAGPSIPVEIQGLSEVPGAGEEVIVLPDERKAREIALFRQGKFRDVKLAKQQAAKLESMLEQMGEGEVQNLPLIIKADVQGSQEALVQSLLKLSTDEVRVQIVHSAVGGISENDVNLATASKAVIIGFNTRADAQARKLAESNGIDIRYYNIIYDAVDEVKAAMSGMLAPEKREVITGMVEVRQVFKVPKIGAVAGCMVTDGVVKRSSSVRVLRNNVVIFTGELESLKRFKDDVKEVKQGFECGMSVKNFNDIVEGDQFEVFEVTEVARTL; encoded by the coding sequence ATGGCGAGTAACAACGTAGCCCAATTTGCCGCGGAACTGAAAATGCCTGCTGGTGTGCTGCTCGAACAGCTGCAGGCAGCGGGCGTCCAGAAAGCGAGTGAAGACGATGCGCTGTCCGAAACGGACAAGGCGCGTCTGCTCGATCATTTGCGCAAGTCGCACGGCGCAACCGACGGCGACAAGCGCAAGATCACGCTGACCCGCAAGCATACGTCGGAGATCAAGCAATCTGACGCGACGGGCAAGGCTCGCACCATTCAGGTCGAGGTCCGCAAGAAGCGTACGTTCGTCAAGCGCGACGACGTGAGCGAGGGTGCGGAACAGGGTCAGGCGCAGGTCGCCGAAGCGGACGACGATGCGGAACTGAAGCGTCGCGAAGAAGAAGCGCGCCGTGAGGCCGAGCTGCTCGAGAAGCAGGCGCAGGAGCTTCGCGAGCGTCAGGAACGCCTCGAGCGCGAGGAAGCAGAGCGCCGCGCCCGCGAGGAAGCGGCTGAAGCCGAGCGTCGTCGCGCCGAGGAAGAGGCAGCGACGAAGCGTGCTGCAGCCGAAGCTGCGGCCGCACAGCAGCAGGCAGCCGCACAGCAGGCTGCAGCAGCCGAGCAGCAGGAAACGGCGAGCACGCAGTCCGCGCAGGACGAAGCACGCGCAGCCGCCGAACGTGCGGCTCAGCGCGAAGCGGCGAAGAAGGCTGAAGACGCTGCCCGCGAGGCGGCGGACAAGGCGCGCGCCGAGCAGGAAGAGATCAGCAAGCGTCGTGCAGCGGCAGAAGCCGAGGCGCGTGCGATCCGCGAAATGATGAACACGCCGCGCAAGGCCGTGGTCAAGGCAGTCGAGCCGCCGAAGCCGGTCGAGCCGCCGAAGCCGGCCGAAGCGAAGGGCACGCTGCACAAGCCGGCAAAGCCGGAAGGTGCGCAGGCGCGTCCGGCCGTGAAGAAGCCGGCCGGTGCGGCAGCGCCGGCTACGACTGCGCCGGCAGGCGCGGGCGACCGCAACAAGAAGCCGGGCGCAGGCAAGGGCGGCTGGCAGGACGACGCGTCGAAGCGCCGCGGCATCAAGACGCGCGGCGATTCGAGCGGCGGTGTCGACCGCGGCTGGCGCGGCGGCCCGAAGGGTCGCGGCCGTCACCAGGACAGCTCGACGTTCCAGGCGCCGACCGAACCGATCGTTCGTGAAGTGCACGTGCCGGAAACCGTGTCGGTTGCCGACCTCGCGCACAAGATGTCGGTCAAGGCCTCCGAAGTCATCAAGGTGATGATGAAGATGGGCCAGATGGTCACGATCAACCAGGTGCTGGACCAGGAAACGGCGATGATCATCGTCGAAGAACTGGGCCACCGCGCGGTTGCCGCGAAGCTGGACGATCCGGAAGCGCTGCTCGTCGAAGGCGAAACCGGTACCGATGCGGAGCAACTGCCGCGTCCGCCGGTCGTCACGGTCATGGGTCACGTCGACCACGGCAAGACCTCGCTGCTCGACCACATCCGCCGCGCGAAGGTTGCAGCGGGCGAAGCGGGCGGCATTACGCAGCACATCGGCGCATACCACGTCGAAACGCCGCGCGGCGTCATCACGTTCCTCGATACGCCGGGTCACGAAGCGTTCACGGCAATGCGTGCACGCGGCGCGAAGGCGACCGACATCGTGGTGCTGGTGGTAGCAGCCGACGACGGTGTGATGCCGCAGACGAAGGAAGCCATCGCCCACGCGAAGGCAGGCGGTGTGCCGATCGTCGTCGCGATCAACAAGATCGACAAGCCGGACGCGAATCTCGATCGCGTCAAGCAGGAGCTGGTCGCGGAAGGCGTCGTGCCGGAAGAGTACGGTGGCGATTCGCCGTTCGTGCCGGTTTCGGCGAAGACGGGCGCGGGTATCGACGATCTGCTCGAGAACGTGCTGCTGCAAGCCGAAGTGCTGGAACTGAAGGCGCCGGTCGAGGCGCCGGCCAAGGGCATCGTGATCGAAGCGAAGCTCGACAAGGGCAAGGGCCCGGTCGCGACGATCCTGGTGCAGTCCGGTACGCTGAACCGAGGCGACGTCGTGCTGGCGGGTACGGCCTATGGCCGCGTGCGCGCGATGCTCGACGAAAACGGCAAGCCGACGAAGGAAGCCGGCCCGTCGATTCCGGTCGAAATCCAGGGTCTGTCGGAAGTGCCGGGTGCGGGCGAAGAAGTGATCGTGCTGCCGGACGAGCGCAAGGCGCGCGAGATCGCGCTGTTCCGTCAGGGCAAGTTCCGCGACGTCAAGCTTGCGAAGCAGCAGGCCGCGAAGCTGGAAAGCATGCTCGAGCAGATGGGCGAAGGCGAAGTGCAGAACCTGCCGCTCATCATCAAGGCGGACGTGCAAGGCTCGCAGGAAGCACTCGTGCAGTCGCTGCTCAAGCTGTCGACCGACGAAGTGCGCGTGCAGATCGTGCACAGTGCGGTGGGTGGCATCAGCGAAAACGACGTCAACCTCGCAACGGCATCGAAGGCGGTCATCATCGGCTTCAACACGCGTGCAGATGCACAGGCGCGCAAGCTGGCCGAGTCGAACGGCATCGACATCCGTTACTACAACATCATCTATGACGCAGTGGATGAGGTGAAGGCGGCGATGTCGGGCATGCTGGCGCCGGAGAAGCGCGAAGTCATCACCGGCATGGTCGAGGTGCGCCAGGTCTTCAAGGTACCGAAGATCGGTGCAGTCGCCGGCTGTATGGTGACGGACGGTGTCGTCAAGCGCTCGTCGTCGGTGCGCGTGCTGCGCAACAACGTCGTGATCTTCACGGGCGAACTTGAATCGCTGAAGCGCTTCAAGGACGACGTGAAGGAAGTGAAGCAAGGCTTCGAGTGCGGTATGTCGGTGAAGAACTTCAACGACATCGTCGAAGGCGACCAGTTCGAAGTCTTCGAAGTGACCGAAGTCGCGCGTACGCTGTAA
- the rbfA gene encoding 30S ribosome-binding factor RbfA: MSRKRTSPNRNVQIADQIQRDLSELIMREVKDPRIGIVTIQSVELTPDYAHAKVYFTALTGDPDKTQEALNHASGHLHNLLFKRLHIHTVPTLHFHYDQTIEKAVEMSRLIKEANSTRAKDDDEADSAAKDD, translated from the coding sequence ATGTCCAGGAAACGTACTTCCCCCAATCGCAACGTGCAGATCGCTGACCAGATTCAGCGCGATCTGTCCGAACTCATCATGCGCGAGGTTAAAGACCCGCGCATCGGCATCGTGACCATCCAGAGTGTGGAACTCACGCCGGATTACGCACACGCGAAGGTCTACTTCACCGCGTTGACCGGCGATCCGGACAAGACGCAGGAAGCGCTGAACCACGCGTCGGGTCACTTGCACAACCTGTTGTTCAAGCGTCTGCACATCCATACGGTGCCGACGCTGCATTTCCACTACGACCAGACGATCGAGAAGGCCGTGGAAATGTCGCGCCTGATCAAGGAAGCGAACTCGACGCGCGCGAAGGACGACGACGAGGCCGATTCGGCCGCCAAGGACGACTGA
- the truB gene encoding tRNA pseudouridine(55) synthase TruB, which yields MTTAAPQRPRVPRRVLDGVLLLDKPVGLSSNDALIRAKRLLLAKKAGHTGTLDPLASGLLPLCFGEATKFSQDLLEADKTYEATMRLGQRTATGDAEGEVIEARPVECDRTAVEAALVRFTGEIVQVPPMYSALKRDGKPLYEYARAGQTVEREGRNVTILALDLLACDLPDVTFRVTCSKGTYVRTLAEDIGEALGCGAHLTMLRRTGVGALTLEHAVTLDALSDADEASRDAWLQPVDALLSTFPLVRLDETSAKRFLHGQRLPLSALDPIDAAEGERVRVYDATRLLGVARKANGVLAPERLVVTAA from the coding sequence ATGACGACTGCAGCACCCCAACGTCCGCGCGTGCCCCGGCGCGTGCTGGACGGCGTCCTCCTGCTCGACAAGCCGGTCGGCCTGTCGAGCAACGATGCGCTGATTCGCGCGAAGCGTCTGCTGCTCGCGAAGAAAGCCGGTCACACCGGTACGCTCGATCCGCTGGCTTCGGGCCTGCTGCCGCTGTGCTTCGGCGAGGCGACGAAGTTCTCGCAGGATCTGCTCGAAGCGGACAAGACGTACGAAGCGACGATGCGTCTCGGCCAGCGTACGGCTACCGGCGACGCGGAAGGCGAGGTGATCGAAGCGCGGCCGGTCGAATGCGACCGCACGGCGGTGGAAGCCGCGCTCGTGCGCTTCACCGGCGAGATCGTGCAGGTGCCGCCGATGTATTCGGCGCTCAAGCGCGATGGCAAGCCGCTGTACGAATATGCGCGGGCGGGGCAAACCGTCGAGCGCGAGGGCCGCAACGTGACGATCCTCGCACTCGACCTGCTCGCGTGCGACCTGCCTGATGTGACGTTTCGCGTGACCTGCAGCAAGGGCACTTACGTGCGTACGCTGGCGGAGGATATCGGCGAGGCGCTCGGTTGCGGCGCGCATCTGACGATGCTGCGTCGCACGGGCGTCGGCGCGCTGACGCTCGAGCATGCGGTGACGCTCGATGCGCTGTCCGATGCCGACGAAGCGTCGCGCGATGCGTGGCTCCAGCCGGTCGACGCGTTGCTGTCGACGTTTCCGCTGGTTCGTCTCGATGAAACCAGCGCGAAACGGTTCCTGCACGGCCAGCGTCTGCCGCTGTCGGCGCTCGATCCGATCGATGCGGCCGAAGGTGAGCGTGTGCGCGTCTATGACGCCACTCGGTTGCTCGGCGTGGCGCGCAAGGCGAACGGCGTACTTGCGCCGGAACGGCTCGTCGTCACGGCGGCCTGA
- a CDS encoding IS3-like element ISBam1 family transposase (programmed frameshift), translated as MSKYTEQFKVCIAEEYESGHAGFREMSKRHGVDEATIRKWVAAHRIHGPAGLKKKCERYSAEFKLLVLQQMRSEGLSARETAARFNIRNRTAIGQWKRQYDEGGIDALSPRQRGRPRKMPKPPLTPPPLPEDDTRSRQELLDELNFLRMENAYFKKARSLGSSAAAISATQKAQIVLELRQQYPLAGLLKVAGLARSTFYYHQKLLGAADKYADTRARICSLFERHKGRYGYRRITLALRNLGQVINHKTVARLMGELRLKSCVRPKKYRSYKGSVGRVAPHVLQRRFYAKRPNEKWVTDVTEFNVGGQKLYLSPVLDLYNGEIIAYETARRPAFEMVSAMLRKALARLKSHERPLLHSDQGWQYQMPAYRRLLQQRALTQSMSRKGNCLDNAAMESFFGTLKSEFFHLNRFRNLDELQTGLASYIHYYNHDRIKLKLKGLSPVQYRTQPSQP; from the exons ATGAGCAAGTACACGGAGCAGTTCAAGGTATGCATTGCAGAGGAGTACGAGTCCGGCCACGCTGGGTTCCGTGAGATGTCCAAGCGCCACGGCGTCGATGAGGCGACGATCCGCAAGTGGGTGGCGGCCCATCGCATACATGGTCCGGCGGGCTTGAAGAAGAAGTGCGAGCGCTACAGCGCAGAGTTCAAGTTGCTTGTACTGCAGCAAATGCGTAGCGAAGGGTTGTCAGCGCGTGAGACGGCTGCACGCTTCAACATTAGGAACCGTACGGCCATCGGCCAGTGGAAACGCCAGTATGATGAAGGCGGTATAGACGCACTGTCGCCGCGCCAGCGGGGGCGCCCCAGGAAGATGCCCAAGCCACCGCTCACGCCACCGCCGCTACCCGAGGACGATACGCGCTCCCGACAGGAACTACTCGACGAGTTGAACTTCCTGCGCATGGAGAACGCGTACT TTAAAAAAGCTCGAAGCCTTGGCTCAAGCGCAGCAGCGATCAGCGCAACGCAAAAAGCGCAAATCGTGCTCGAGCTAAGGCAGCAATATCCGCTTGCGGGCTTGTTGAAGGTTGCCGGCTTGGCGCGCAGCACGTTCTACTATCATCAGAAATTGCTCGGAGCAGCCGACAAGTATGCCGATACAAGGGCAAGAATCTGCTCGCTGTTCGAACGGCACAAGGGCCGCTACGGCTATCGACGCATCACGCTCGCTCTACGTAATCTGGGACAGGTGATTAACCACAAGACTGTGGCGCGTCTGATGGGTGAGTTGCGGCTGAAGTCTTGTGTGCGCCCGAAGAAATACCGCTCCTACAAAGGTAGCGTCGGACGTGTTGCACCTCATGTTTTACAGCGTCGGTTCTACGCAAAGCGTCCGAACGAGAAGTGGGTAACGGATGTCACGGAATTCAACGTGGGCGGCCAGAAGCTGTACCTGTCACCAGTGCTCGATCTGTACAACGGCGAGATCATTGCTTATGAAACCGCGAGGCGCCCGGCGTTCGAGATGGTCAGCGCAATGCTTCGCAAGGCATTGGCGCGCTTGAAGTCACACGAGCGGCCTCTCTTGCATTCGGATCAGGGCTGGCAGTACCAGATGCCTGCGTATCGCCGCCTACTGCAGCAACGAGCGCTCACGCAAAGCATGTCGCGTAAAGGGAATTGCCTGGACAACGCCGCCATGGAGAGCTTCTTCGGCACGCTGAAATCCGAGTTCTTCCATCTGAATCGGTTCCGCAACCTGGACGAACTGCAAACCGGCTTGGCAAGCTACATCCACTACTACAATCACGACCGCATCAAACTGAAACTAAAAGGGCTGAGTCCCGTGCAATACAGAACTCAGCCCTCTCAGCCCTAG
- a CDS encoding DHA2 family efflux MFS transporter permease subunit yields the protein MAQAPVSHPPLQGGQLVIGTIAVSLAVFMNVLDTSIANVAIPTISGDLGVSSDQGTWVITSFAVANAISVPLTGWLTDRFGQVRLFLASIILFVISSWMCGLSPNLPFLLGSRVLQGAVAGPMIPLSQALLLSSYPRAKAPMALALWAMTTLIAPVAGPILGGWISDNYSWPWIFYVNIPVGIAAAAATWMIYRNRESAVRRAPIDGVGLALLVVWVGSLQIMLDKGKDLDWFASTTIIVLALTAVIAFAFFVIWELTAEHPVVDLSLFRMRNFTGGTVALSIGYGLYFGNLVLLPLWLQTQIGYTATDAGLVMAPVGLFAILLSPLTGKYLPRTDPRFISTASFLTFALCFWMRSRYTTGVDEWSLTLPTLVQGIAMAGFFIPLVSITLSGLPGHRIPAASGLSNFVRIMCGGIGTSIFQTAWDHRNNFHHAQLVEQTNVYNPTFNQAVTQMGNLGLTQDQAHGLINNMATQQAAQLGVNDLFYISAAIFVLLIGLIWITKPERSGGGDAGAAASAAH from the coding sequence ATGGCACAGGCTCCTGTCTCTCACCCGCCCTTGCAGGGCGGGCAACTCGTGATCGGGACGATCGCGGTATCGCTCGCGGTGTTCATGAACGTGCTCGACACGTCCATCGCGAACGTCGCGATCCCGACCATCTCGGGCGACCTCGGCGTGTCGTCCGACCAGGGCACGTGGGTCATCACGTCGTTCGCGGTCGCGAACGCGATCTCGGTGCCGCTGACCGGCTGGCTGACCGACCGCTTCGGGCAGGTGCGCCTGTTCCTCGCGTCGATCATCCTGTTCGTGATTTCGTCGTGGATGTGCGGTCTCTCGCCCAACCTGCCGTTCCTGCTGGGGTCGCGCGTGCTGCAAGGCGCGGTGGCAGGCCCGATGATTCCGCTGTCGCAAGCGCTCCTGCTGTCGAGCTATCCACGCGCCAAGGCACCGATGGCGCTCGCGCTATGGGCGATGACGACGCTGATCGCGCCCGTCGCCGGCCCGATCCTCGGCGGCTGGATCTCGGACAACTACTCGTGGCCGTGGATCTTCTACGTCAACATCCCGGTCGGCATCGCCGCCGCCGCCGCGACGTGGATGATCTATCGCAACCGGGAGTCGGCCGTGCGCCGCGCGCCGATCGATGGCGTAGGCCTCGCGCTGCTGGTCGTCTGGGTCGGCTCGCTGCAGATCATGCTCGACAAGGGCAAGGATCTCGACTGGTTCGCGTCGACGACCATCATCGTGCTCGCGCTGACCGCCGTCATTGCGTTCGCGTTCTTCGTCATCTGGGAATTGACTGCCGAGCATCCGGTCGTCGACCTGTCGCTGTTCCGCATGCGGAACTTCACCGGCGGCACGGTTGCGCTGTCGATCGGGTACGGTCTGTACTTCGGCAACCTCGTACTGTTGCCGCTGTGGCTGCAGACGCAGATCGGCTACACCGCGACCGACGCCGGTCTCGTGATGGCGCCGGTCGGGCTGTTTGCGATCCTGCTGTCTCCGCTCACCGGGAAGTATCTGCCGCGCACCGATCCGCGCTTCATCTCGACGGCGTCGTTCCTGACGTTTGCGCTGTGCTTCTGGATGCGCTCGCGCTACACGACGGGCGTCGACGAATGGTCGCTGACGCTGCCGACGCTCGTGCAGGGCATCGCGATGGCCGGCTTCTTCATCCCGCTGGTGTCGATCACGCTGTCCGGCCTGCCCGGCCACCGCATTCCCGCGGCATCGGGCCTGTCGAACTTCGTGCGGATCATGTGCGGCGGCATCGGCACGTCGATCTTCCAGACGGCCTGGGACCATCGCAACAACTTCCATCACGCGCAACTGGTCGAGCAGACGAACGTCTACAACCCGACGTTCAACCAGGCCGTCACGCAGATGGGCAACCTCGGGCTGACGCAGGACCAGGCGCACGGGCTGATCAACAACATGGCCACGCAGCAGGCCGCGCAGCTCGGCGTGAACGACCTGTTCTACATCTCCGCGGCGATCTTCGTGCTGCTGATCGGGCTGATCTGGATCACGAAGCCCGAGCGCTCGGGTGGTGGCGATGCAGGTGCCGCGGCATCGGCCGCACACTGA
- a CDS encoding HlyD family secretion protein — MSDQQNAASAQPQNNGKRKRMMTLLVAVIVIAAIAYGLYYFLVARFHEGTDDAYVNGNVVQITPQVTGTVIAVKADDTQTVKAGDPLVVLDPADSQVALQQAEANLAQTVRQVRGLFVNDDQYRAQVALRQSDLSKAQDDLRRRLAVAQTGAVSQEEISHARDAVKAAQASVDAAQQQLASNRALTANTTIASHPNVMAAAAKVRDAYLANARNVLPAPVTGYVAKRSVQVGQRVSPGNPLMSVVPLNAVWVDANFKEVQLKHMRIGQPVELTADIYGSSAVYHGKVVGFSAGTGSAFSLLPAQNATGNWIKVVQRLPVRIELDPKDLDKHPLRIGLSMQVDVDIKDERGDQLVNAPNTVYETNVFAKYGDEADAEIARVIAENAGGNASAPAASKSNAVAKMM, encoded by the coding sequence ATGAGCGACCAACAAAACGCCGCCAGCGCGCAGCCGCAGAACAATGGCAAGCGCAAGCGAATGATGACGCTGCTCGTCGCGGTCATCGTGATCGCGGCCATCGCGTACGGCCTGTATTACTTCCTCGTCGCCCGCTTCCATGAAGGGACCGACGACGCGTACGTGAACGGCAACGTCGTGCAGATCACGCCGCAAGTCACCGGTACCGTGATCGCGGTGAAGGCCGACGATACGCAGACCGTCAAGGCCGGCGATCCGCTCGTCGTGCTCGACCCGGCCGACTCGCAAGTCGCGCTGCAGCAGGCCGAAGCCAATCTCGCGCAAACGGTGCGCCAGGTGCGCGGCCTGTTCGTCAACGACGACCAGTACCGCGCGCAAGTCGCGCTGCGCCAGTCCGACCTGTCGAAGGCGCAGGACGACCTGCGTCGCCGCCTCGCCGTCGCGCAGACGGGCGCCGTGTCGCAGGAAGAAATCTCGCATGCTCGCGACGCGGTGAAGGCCGCGCAGGCGTCGGTCGACGCCGCGCAGCAGCAGCTCGCATCGAATCGCGCATTGACCGCGAACACCACGATCGCATCGCACCCGAACGTGATGGCCGCCGCCGCGAAGGTGCGCGACGCGTACCTCGCGAACGCGCGTAACGTGCTGCCCGCGCCGGTCACTGGTTACGTCGCGAAGCGCTCGGTGCAGGTCGGCCAGCGCGTGTCGCCCGGCAACCCGCTGATGTCGGTGGTGCCGCTCAATGCCGTGTGGGTCGACGCGAACTTCAAGGAAGTCCAGCTCAAGCACATGCGCATCGGCCAGCCGGTCGAACTGACGGCCGACATCTACGGCTCGTCGGCGGTCTACCACGGCAAGGTGGTCGGCTTCTCTGCCGGTACGGGCTCGGCGTTCTCGCTGCTGCCGGCGCAGAACGCGACGGGTAACTGGATCAAGGTCGTGCAGCGCCTGCCGGTGCGGATCGAACTCGATCCGAAGGATCTCGACAAGCACCCGCTGCGCATCGGCCTGTCGATGCAGGTCGACGTGGACATCAAGGACGAACGCGGCGACCAGCTCGTGAACGCGCCGAACACCGTCTACGAGACCAACGTGTTCGCGAAGTACGGCGACGAAGCCGATGCCGAAATCGCCCGCGTCATCGCCGAGAACGCAGGCGGCAACGCATCGGCGCCGGCCGCGTCGAAGTCGAATGCCGTCGCGAAGATGATGTAA
- a CDS encoding efflux transporter outer membrane subunit, giving the protein MKSSPLSVRAGSCRAAVAAAVAALALAGCANYIGIKSDKQIAPASQFESAQSLPAQGGQWPALDWASQFGDPQLPKLIDEALQGNPSIAQAQARIAKASSYIESSRSNLMPKAEASYSWTRELYSSNALFPPPYGGQWYSENNALASASWELDLWGKNRERLHTAVSQEKAAEADMQQARITLASSVARTYNSLAQLYALRDIAQREITNRETVGKITDGRVSAGLDTNVERQTARGNIATTQASLSDLDGQITTVRYQLAALLGKGPDRGLQIAAPVVNPSGEVALPGNLPADLVSRRPDIVAARWQVEAAMHDVKEAKAEFYPDVNLAAGFGFDAFGWGKFLNFASRQAQFGPAIHLPIFDAGALRAQLKGRYADFDLSVANYNQTLISALNDVATQVASIRAVDRQMGDAQRALDASTRAYDLAVIRYKAGLSPQLQVLTADSNRLASEQTVTNLKMRRRDMQLALIKALGGGFDATGTPLAAPDADKPTKQAAN; this is encoded by the coding sequence ATGAAATCCTCCCCGTTGTCCGTGCGCGCCGGGTCGTGCCGCGCCGCCGTCGCCGCCGCGGTCGCCGCACTGGCGCTGGCGGGCTGCGCGAACTACATCGGCATCAAGAGCGACAAGCAGATCGCCCCCGCGTCGCAATTCGAATCCGCCCAGAGCCTGCCGGCCCAGGGCGGCCAGTGGCCGGCGCTCGACTGGGCCAGCCAGTTCGGCGATCCGCAGCTGCCGAAGCTGATCGACGAAGCCCTGCAGGGCAATCCGTCGATCGCGCAGGCGCAGGCGCGCATCGCAAAGGCGTCGTCATACATCGAATCGTCGCGCTCGAACCTGATGCCGAAGGCGGAAGCCAGCTATTCGTGGACGCGCGAGCTGTATTCGTCGAACGCGCTGTTCCCGCCCCCGTACGGCGGCCAGTGGTACAGCGAGAACAACGCGCTCGCGAGCGCATCGTGGGAGCTCGACCTGTGGGGCAAGAATCGCGAACGCCTGCACACCGCGGTATCGCAGGAAAAGGCGGCCGAAGCCGACATGCAGCAGGCACGCATCACGCTCGCGTCGTCGGTCGCACGCACGTACAACTCGCTCGCGCAACTCTATGCGCTGCGTGATATCGCGCAGCGCGAGATCACCAACCGCGAGACGGTCGGCAAGATCACCGACGGCCGCGTGTCGGCCGGTCTCGACACCAACGTCGAACGCCAGACGGCGCGCGGCAATATCGCAACGACCCAGGCTTCGCTGTCCGATCTCGACGGCCAGATCACGACGGTGCGCTACCAGCTCGCCGCGCTGCTCGGCAAGGGCCCGGATCGGGGGCTGCAGATCGCCGCGCCCGTGGTGAACCCGAGCGGCGAAGTCGCGCTGCCCGGCAACCTGCCGGCCGATCTCGTGTCGCGCCGCCCCGACATCGTCGCCGCGCGCTGGCAGGTCGAAGCCGCGATGCACGACGTGAAGGAAGCGAAGGCCGAGTTCTATCCCGACGTGAACCTCGCGGCCGGCTTCGGCTTCGATGCATTCGGCTGGGGCAAATTCCTGAACTTCGCGAGCCGTCAGGCGCAGTTCGGCCCGGCGATCCACCTGCCGATTTTCGACGCCGGCGCGCTGCGCGCGCAGCTCAAGGGCCGCTACGCGGACTTCGACCTGTCGGTGGCGAACTACAACCAGACGCTGATCAGTGCGCTGAACGACGTCGCGACGCAGGTCGCATCGATCCGCGCGGTCGATCGACAGATGGGCGATGCGCAACGCGCACTCGACGCATCGACGCGCGCCTATGACCTCGCGGTCATCCGCTACAAGGCCGGCCTGTCGCCGCAGCTGCAGGTGCTGACCGCGGACAGCAACCGCCTCGCATCGGAGCAGACGGTGACCAACCTGAAGATGCGCCGCCGCGACATGCAGCTCGCGCTGATCAAGGCGCTGGGCGGCGGGTTCGACGCGACCGGCACGCCGCTCGCCGCACCCGATGCCGACAAGCCGACAAAACAGGCCGCCAACTGA
- a CDS encoding MarR family winged helix-turn-helix transcriptional regulator has product MPDSSTQPPVSQLSSYQMNDSVGYLMSRVKSVMTNLVTQRTQEELGITGTQASMLFMIAVGKCSTAAELAREYGIDASAVTRLLDRVEKRGLLSRVRSIEDRRVVRLELTDEGRALAERLPPIFRSVLDQVLDGFTPEEVGFLKSMLRRILSNYCETAGGSIT; this is encoded by the coding sequence ATGCCGGATTCTTCTACCCAACCACCCGTCTCGCAGCTGTCTTCATATCAGATGAACGACAGCGTCGGTTATCTGATGTCGCGCGTGAAGTCGGTGATGACCAACCTCGTCACGCAACGCACGCAGGAAGAGCTCGGCATCACGGGCACGCAGGCGAGCATGCTGTTCATGATCGCGGTCGGCAAATGCTCGACGGCCGCCGAACTCGCGCGCGAGTACGGGATCGACGCGAGCGCGGTCACGCGCCTGCTCGACCGGGTCGAGAAACGCGGCCTGCTCTCCCGCGTGCGCAGCATCGAGGATCGGCGTGTCGTGCGCCTCGAGCTGACCGACGAAGGCCGTGCGCTCGCCGAACGGCTGCCGCCGATTTTCCGCAGCGTGCTCGACCAGGTGCTGGACGGGTTTACGCCGGAAGAAGTCGGGTTCCTGAAGAGCATGCTGCGCCGCATTCTCAGCAACTACTGCGAGACCGCCGGCGGCAGCATCACGTAA